The DNA window AAAAATAGAATTGAACTCCTGCCTTTTAATATAACTATTGACAATTCACAATTTTGCGGAAATTTGCTAAAACACTACACATATTGTAATTACCTGTTTTTACAAATACTCTAAAATAGACttcaaataagaaataaatggaCATTTATGTCCTCCAAGCAAAATAAAAGTGTGACAAAAAGGAGACTTTctttacaaataaaaatcaataacaTTCTTCATCTTGAACCTCCATAAATTAGCTTCCTCTTCACTCCCTAGGCAGATGTTCTCTTGAGTTTTAGAGGACCCTCATCTTCACTAAcacaagaagagctttccttccAACGAGCATACAAATATAATGACGAAGCGTAACGAGCACGGTGTTCTTTGACATCATAATCATGCCCCATAACTTTCCCATCAACAAAGAACTCAGCAGCGGAAAACATATGAACTCCACAATCACTacgaaaagtgagaaaaaaataaaaaaacataagaaaCAAGGTTGACATTAGGTTCCTATTCTGTCACCATAACTctttaatataacccaaccaactaaagttaaaaacaaattatagactTACACATCATTTTGGATAGGCATGTTTTCCACAATCTCTATTCTGAACGGATCAGTTATTCTATTTCCCTCATAAGCACCGGCAGTAGTATCGATGTCATCTCGAGAATCATAAAAATTGGTAGCTTGAAGGAATAGTGGAAGCAACACACTATAGGAAGTAACATATTCGGTTGCTGATCTGTCATATTGCGCCGACCTCAACGAATTGTAGATATAGATGCATCGTTCCTTGAAATTCAGGCGAGCCAAAATCCAATGCCAATCGTTAACACAATTGATCGGAAAAAGAACATCGTCAACATTAGCCCAATTCGTATTGCAACGCATAGCACCACCTTTAATGTAGATAGCCACTGTATGTTTCAAAGAAACAAGTGGCACATCTTGCTTTTTCTTGTATGCTGTGTAGAGAGTTTGAATACGccgatcaaaaaaattatcagttgACGTACATCTACTGTTTGCAGCACATCcagattttattttctttctcagaTAATAAAAGAGAACATCTACATGCtgccaaataaacaaaattcaagGTTAAGTAGCCATACAGTCACAACAATGTTATTAACAAAACTATCGTGagtaattcaaataataaacacataaaataaaataaaaagaacaaataaaagaaatatggaTATACTTACAGAACACTCAAGAGGCTTTCCAACGTGGTAGAGATGGTAAAACcaggatttcgtttcaatatcAACCACGCCAAGAGAAAGACGAGGATGGAATTTATCAATCTTTGGATCGTATATCCAGCTTTGCCTTctaaacaaacaaagaaaaaaaaattaaataagtgagcATTAAAACAGAACTGAAAAAAGTTAGTCGAGATACGAACTTGGCCCCTTTAGGACGTCCTTCTTCCAGCCAATTCTGAATGATGTCTTGTTTGGTGGCATCACTGAATAAAATGTGATTAGCATCAAATGGACAAATACGGACTTTACAACCAGTTTGCGTCGGTATGAAGCGGCTTGAAAAAGGACCAGACTACCAAAAACATAAGAGAGGATACAGTaagtaaactataaaattaaactataaatataatttaaagcaaacaataCCTCCTTTGATTTGAATTCAGCAATCGAttcacttgcattttttttagtctGATTGATGGTGTCATCTGGTGGAGATTTTAAATTCAACTCGCTTTGTCGCGAAACCTAGTAAATtgacaataaacaaattaatatagttaatcaaaacagcttaatttcaaattattaaatatacctcAAAATTCGGAGAGATAACATCAACGTGTTCGGAAGAAACAATAACACAAGGTTCACCACGGTCATCCTTGCCTTCAAGTACAGCCTTCTCGCAAACCAAATCTTCCAATTCGACTTTTTCAgcaccttcttcttcatcagcaGACTCCCTACCATCCCTTTCTTTGCTGGAAGTAGCTTTAGTATCAGCAGAAACAGGAACAACAGACTCCCTACCATCCCTTTCTTCTCGTTCCGTTACTATAGAAGTACCATTTTTACTTGGTTTCACTGAAATGTCCTCTGCAGGAAGAACAACCTTTTTTCCTTTGTCAACTCTTGTCTGCAAGCCATCAGAAACATCATGTTTCTCAATTTCAACCTGATATAGATATGGAGTTCACATTAGGTTCCCATCAGGTTACAAtaacataatatgaaataacataaattatatttaactaaactctaagtgataaaagtacaaaatacataaatcaaaacaaattaccGTTTTAGAATCACCAATCAGAGTTAGCCTATCATTCAATGAATTGACAACTGTCAAAAGTTCGGAACATTTGGAAGtgaataaacgtttcaaatccatTATATCATCCTTAATCGTCTTTTGACCAGCCATCAAAATTTCCAGCCTCTCTTCCATAACATTTAAATTCGAAGTGTTCGACGTTGATTCACCGTCCTTCAATATATTAAATGCCGGACAATAACCCTCCTCGTttcccttaatttttttgaataagtcACCTAGACGAAGGGCATTCATCTCTGCCGGGGTTGGAACAATTGATCGGAAAATCATCTACACATAACAAATGAACACCATATATGAAAACAGAGTCGATGATAAAttacatttgaaaaattgaaaatttaacacatacGAACCTCATCGGATGCAATCTCAACAAATAAATCCCTGTCAACATCAATGTATTTTGCAGGAACGAATGCTTGCCACCTCAGAATCCGCGGGATAGCATCTTTGTTCACTAGCTGAGCAAAGGTATTTTCCACCGCCGGGCAACACTCGTAGAACCAACATACCAGTGCATATGGTAAACCTTGAAGTCGATACTGGTAAATGTTGTCTTCAATAATAAGAGATCTCGGACTAAGAACAGCTCTTTTTGACAAAGAATCAAACGTGTACTTGAAAACGTCAATACCCCATGGATAGTCGTTCAAATCAGCCGAATCAACTACGTCAAAGTCCTTCAAAGGGATACGAGCAGTCCTCGGTGAAGCAAGCAAGAAGTTAtgcaaaaaatgcataaatgctATCTTAAACCCATCCTCCTCCGACTCCCAACGCCTAGCTTTGAAAAAATCCCGAAGGGTCTGTTTAGAAACAGATTGCAGCCCGCTGAAGTACTTATCCAAAATGCCGTTTTCAACTTTTGTATAGGCATACTTACTGCTGTCACCTTGACAGTTTAAACCCGAGATCAAAGCAAATTCGTCGATTCCGAATTTCAGCCTATGACCGCCAACCTCAAACCACAATTCAGACTTCTTTAGCTGCTCCACCTCCCTCAACAATAAACAATGTATGATCTGATTTTGCACTTTGATCTTGGGAATATCAAGAAAGTAGCCAAAGCAAGATTGTCTAAACTTTTCCAATTCACCTGGAGTTAGAGTCGATTTGATATCAGAAATGACATCGTATGACATGCGCGTATCAATCTTCGAGTGAACACGATCTTCTCGGCTTACTTTAAACTGCCATAGCTGTATGGAAATTAGAGTGAAAACTGTTAGatatcaaacatttcacccaaGCAAGATTCAACtctttttctgttttggtgttcaaacttaaatagaaaataagctATTCAAAATCACAACCTTACACATTAAGTTCTTATCAAATAGCATACAAGAAACATTTCCAACTTTGTAAATCCAATTTCTAACATTCCTCTCAATACAATgcccaaaaataaccaaatcaaaacctgaaatttcattgtcaaacccagtagaatggaggaattaaccttcaaaaactgaaatttcagtACCCTAAAAAAATAGAGTTCATAACTGTACCTTCAAAACTATCTACCAACCAACCTAAccacaattttatataaacataattccaaacaatcatacttaaacataatttcaaacaatcatataaacagagtcaatttattattttaagacatCAAACAATTCTAATGCAGTAGGTTCTTAATTGACTTATAAACTAATGAAATCATACCTTAGGAGGAGATTTCTTGGATTCAGTTCTGGAAAtgcctttgtgtttcttcgattTCGGAGGTGAATCATTTGCATGTCTCTTCTTACTCAACTGCACAGGAGATGGAGGAACTGAAGCTTCTCCGGTTGTCACtacctttttgttttttgaagcttttttgCAACGGATTTCTTACCCATATCAGCGATTTTGATATTACCGTCGTTCTCAGTGGCACCCCGTGTAGTCACCATGGATTTAGGTCATAAAGAAGAACACGGCAAATTAGGAAGGAAGAAAAGAGTTTTGATTATTTAGGAATGAAATCAAATTTTGCAATATCAAATGGGTATTTCCCGCTATATGAAAAAGGGAGAGGTAAATTATATGATACATTAGACACACACTAAAGAGACATATACCTTAGATGAGGATaaaattggaataaaaaatttaaagggtgttgaaaataaattaatgttttcaaTAGAGGCATTTTTTCAagggtaaaaaaataaaatcaataatttaaaattttgagatttcaattaatttgttatagttttaataatttaaatgattaaaattattattttaattagggtATGTGCATATAAAGAACTGGACAAGTAAATACTCGATGTCTGGCTAAATACTCGACGAGTTTTAAGCCTAACATCGATTTTGTTTCTGTTCAGTGCTGCATAAACTCGATGATGGGTTAATATTCGACGAGTTTAAACCTAACATCGAGTTTATGCTAGTCCAGTTATGCCAAACTCGATTTCAGGCTTTGTTTTCGTCGAGTATTTAGACCCACCACgatttattttgcaaattaCTGCAATTGAAAATTAAACCTCCCCCTTTTCTTTAGAAACCTAGAATCAaaacaagtgaaaaaaaaaattctctaaatctTCCCCATTCCACAACCCGAAACCTAGCCTCTAAATTCATCAAATtgctatcataatcttatcaaatCATTAACCAAAATGATGGTATCAACAAAGGGACGAGCTAAAAGAGTTGCTTCAAAAGGGAAATCATCAAGTTCAACTATGCCTCCGAAATTTGTTAGAAGAGAAGATTTGTCCTCAAATTATGATTGCCCATTTCCAATTTTCTCCGACGAAGAAGGTATTCGTTACGAAACTATTTCACGCAAGCCTATTGTTATACCTAGATATTTTGATTATGCTCTGTTGACTAGGATgggtttgaaatcaaaaattgatgaaatagtTGGTAGAAtgggtttaaattttattgcacATGGTAAGTATCAAGTTTATAAAGAGTTAACTAGAGAATTTTATACCACCTTGAATTATGCCTCTAAGAATGAAAAAgcaatttcttttagaataaaAGGGGTTGATTATAGCATAGGGTATGATTTTA is part of the Mercurialis annua linkage group LG3, ddMerAnnu1.2, whole genome shotgun sequence genome and encodes:
- the LOC130014751 gene encoding uncharacterized protein LOC130014751, whose protein sequence is MVTTRGATENDGNIKIADMVTTGEASVPPSPVQLSKKRHANDSPPKSKKHKGISRTESKKSPPKLWQFKVSREDRVHSKIDTRMSYDVISDIKSTLTPGELEKFRQSCFGYFLDIPKIKVQNQIIHCLLLREVEQLKKSELWFEVGGHRLKFGIDEFALISGLNCQGDSSKYAYTKVENGILDKYFSGLQSVSKQTLRDFFKARRWESEEDGFKIAFMHFLHNFLLASPRTARIPLKDFDVVDSADLNDYPWGIDVFKYTFDSLSKRAVLSPRSLIIEDNIYQYRLQGLPYALVCWFYECCPAVENTFAQLVNKDAIPRILRWQAFVPAKYIDVDRDLFVEIASDEMIFRSIVPTPAEMNALRLGDLFKKIKGNEEGYCPAFNILKDGESTSNTSNLNVMEERLEILMAGQKTIKDDIMDLKRLFTSKCSELLTVVNSLNDRLTLIGDSKTRTFQ